The Malaclemys terrapin pileata isolate rMalTer1 chromosome 24, rMalTer1.hap1, whole genome shotgun sequence genome contains a region encoding:
- the TLE2 gene encoding transducin-like enhancer protein 2 isoform X1: protein MYPQGRHPAPLQSGQPFKFSILEICDRIKEEFQFLQAQYHSLKLECEKLASEKTEMQRHYVMYYEMSYGLNIEMHKQAEIVKRLSAICAQIIPFLTQEHQQQVLQAVERAKQVTMGELNSIIGQQQLQHLSHHAPPIPLTPHPSGMQPSSLVSTSGLLALSGALVAQSQLAAKEDRAVQDADNNRERTPSRSISASPPESLQGEERPGGTGLKRKREEKDLPGHYDSDGDKSDYNLVVDEDPPSEPSSPAHAPSTKLPPARRDMPESPASLASSRSTTPLKVKDQSLNDVSANTPTSKSSSSSPPRDSLTPGPGPSSASHLRQLSSKPPVTDTITLRSPLSVPSTYASSFGMVPHAAINGELAAPSTYVSIHLSPQVSGTVMYGRSPLVAFESHPHLRASTVSSSLPAIPGGKPAYSFHVSADGQMQPVPFPPDALIGTGIPRHARQLHTLTHGEVVCAVTISNSTQHVYTGGKGCVKVWDVGQPGTKTPVAQLDCLNRDNYIRSCKLLPDGRSLIVGGEASTLSIWDLAAPTPRIKAELTSSAPACYALAISPDAKVCFSCCSDGNIVVWDLQNQTMVRQFQGHTDGASCIDISNYGTKLWTGGLDNTVRCWDLREGRQLQQHDFSSQIFSLGYCPSGEWLAVGMESSNVEILHVAKPEKYQLHLHESCVLSLKFASCGKWFVSTGKDNLLNAWRTPYGASIFQSKESSSVLSCDISINDKFIVTGSGDKKATVYEVVY, encoded by the exons ATGTACCCACAAGGACGGCACCCT GCTCCGCTTCAGTCTGGGCAGCCCTTCAAGTTCTCGATTTTGGAAATCTGCGACCGGATTAAGGAAGAATTCCAGTTCCTGCAGGCTCAGTATCACAG TCTGAAGCTGGAATGTGAGAAGCTGGCGAGCGAGAAGACCGAGATGCAGAGACATTATGTCATG TACTACGAAATGTCCTATGGGCTGAACATTGAAATGCACAAGCAG GCGGAGATAGTGAAGAGGCTGAGTGCCATCTGTGCCCAGATCATACCGTTCCTGACGCAGGAG caccagcagcaggtgctgcaAGCCGTGGAGCGGGCCAAGCAGGTGACCATGGGGGAACTGAACAGCATCATTGGG cagcagcagctccagcacctCTCCCACCACGCGCCTCCCATCCCGCTCACCCCGCACCCTTCGGGCATGCAGCCTTCCAGCCTGGTCAGCACCTCGGGACTCCTGGCCCTGTCGGGGGCACTGGTGGCCCAGTCTCAGCTTGCCGCAAAGGAAGACAGGGCGGTTCAGGATGCTGACAATAACAGAG AGCGCACGCCAAGCCGG AGCATTTCTGCCTCCCCTCCGGAGAGCCTGCAGGGCGAGGAGCGGCCGGGCGGCACAGGGCTGAAGCGGAAACGGGAGGAGAAGGACCTACCGGGACATTAT GACAGCGACGGGGACAAGAGTGATTATAACCTAGTAGTGGATGAG GACCCGCCCTCGGAGCCCAGCAGCCCTGCCCATGCACCCAGCACGAAGCTCCCGCCCGCCCGCAGGGACATGCCCGAAAGCCCAGCCTCCCTGGCCTCCAGCCGGAGTACAACGCCCCTCAAAGTGAAGGACCAGAGCCTG AACGATGTCTCAGCCAACACTCCCACCTCCAAGTCCTCCAGCTCCTCTCCTCCACGGGACTCCTTAACGCCCGGCCCCGGGCCAAGCTCGGCCTCCCATCTCCGGCAACTCTCCTCCAAGCCGCCTGTCACGGACACCATCA ctctgcgcagccCCCTGAGCGTGCCCAGCACCTACGCGTCTTCATTCGGGATGGTGCCCCACGCCGCCATCAACGGCGAGCTCGCTGCCCCCAGCACCTACGTGAGCATCCACCTCTCTCCGCAAGTCAGCGGGACGGTGATGTACGGACGGTCCCCTCTG GTGGCTTTTGAGTCTCACCCTCACCTGAGGGCTTCCACCGTCTCCTCCTCTCTGCCGGCCATCCCCGGTGGGAAACC cgcCTACTCCTTCCACGTGAGCGCCGACGGGCAGATGCAGCCGGTCCCCTTCCCTCCCGACGCCCTCATCGGCACCGGCATCCCCCGGCACGCCCGCCAGCTCCACACCCTGACCCACGGCGAGGTGGTCTGCGCCGTCACCATCAGCAACTCCACCCAGCACGTCTACACGGGGGGCAAGGGCTGCGTGAAGGTGTGGGACGTGGGGCAGCCTGGGACCAAGACGCCCGTGGCGCAGCTGGACTGCCTG aacCGCGACAACTACATCCGCTCCTGCAAGCTCCTCCCGGACGGGCGCAGCCTCATCGTGGGGGGGGAGGCCAGCACCTTGTCCATCTGGGACCTGGCCGCGCCCACCCCCCGCATCAAGGCGGAGCTGACCTCCTCGGCGCCCGCCTGCTACGCCCTGGCCATCAGCCCCGACGCCAAGGTCTGCTTCTCCTGCTGCAGCGACGGCAACATCGTGGTGTGGGACCTGCAGAACCAGACGATGGTCag GCAGTTCCAGGGCCACACGGATGGCGCCAGCTGCATCGATATCTCCAACTACGGCACCAAGCTGTGGACGGGGGGGCTGGATAACACGGTGCGGTGCTGGGACCTGCGGGAGGGGcgccagctgcagcagcacgaTTTCAGCTCCCAG ATCTTCTCGCTGGGTTACTGTCCCTCGGGGGAGTGGCTGGCCGTCGGCATGGAGAGCAGCAATGTGGAGATCCTGCACGTGGCCAAGCCGGAGAAATACCagctccacctccacgagagctGCGTCCTCTCCCTCAAATTCGCCTCCTGCG GTAAATGGTTCGTGAGCACAGGGAAGGACAACCTGCTGAACGCCTGGAGGACGCCCTACGGAGCCAGCATCTTCCAG TCCAAAGAGTCCTCGTCGGTGCTAAGCTGCGACATCTCGATCAACGACAAGTTCATCGTCACGGGCTCCGGCGACAAGAAAGCCACCGTCTACGAAGTGGTGTACTGA
- the TLE2 gene encoding transducin-like enhancer protein 2 isoform X3 has protein sequence MYPQGRHPSGQPFKFSILEICDRIKEEFQFLQAQYHSLKLECEKLASEKTEMQRHYVMYYEMSYGLNIEMHKQAEIVKRLSAICAQIIPFLTQEHQQQVLQAVERAKQVTMGELNSIIGQQQLQHLSHHAPPIPLTPHPSGMQPSSLVSTSGLLALSGALVAQSQLAAKEDRAVQDADNNRERTPSRSISASPPESLQGEERPGGTGLKRKREEKDLPGHYDSDGDKSDYNLVVDEDPPSEPSSPAHAPSTKLPPARRDMPESPASLASSRSTTPLKVKDQSLNDVSANTPTSKSSSSSPPRDSLTPGPGPSSASHLRQLSSKPPVTDTITLRSPLSVPSTYASSFGMVPHAAINGELAAPSTYVSIHLSPQVSGTVMYGRSPLVAFESHPHLRASTVSSSLPAIPGGKPAYSFHVSADGQMQPVPFPPDALIGTGIPRHARQLHTLTHGEVVCAVTISNSTQHVYTGGKGCVKVWDVGQPGTKTPVAQLDCLNRDNYIRSCKLLPDGRSLIVGGEASTLSIWDLAAPTPRIKAELTSSAPACYALAISPDAKVCFSCCSDGNIVVWDLQNQTMVRQFQGHTDGASCIDISNYGTKLWTGGLDNTVRCWDLREGRQLQQHDFSSQIFSLGYCPSGEWLAVGMESSNVEILHVAKPEKYQLHLHESCVLSLKFASCGKWFVSTGKDNLLNAWRTPYGASIFQSKESSSVLSCDISINDKFIVTGSGDKKATVYEVVY, from the exons ATGTACCCACAAGGACGGCACCCT TCTGGGCAGCCCTTCAAGTTCTCGATTTTGGAAATCTGCGACCGGATTAAGGAAGAATTCCAGTTCCTGCAGGCTCAGTATCACAG TCTGAAGCTGGAATGTGAGAAGCTGGCGAGCGAGAAGACCGAGATGCAGAGACATTATGTCATG TACTACGAAATGTCCTATGGGCTGAACATTGAAATGCACAAGCAG GCGGAGATAGTGAAGAGGCTGAGTGCCATCTGTGCCCAGATCATACCGTTCCTGACGCAGGAG caccagcagcaggtgctgcaAGCCGTGGAGCGGGCCAAGCAGGTGACCATGGGGGAACTGAACAGCATCATTGGG cagcagcagctccagcacctCTCCCACCACGCGCCTCCCATCCCGCTCACCCCGCACCCTTCGGGCATGCAGCCTTCCAGCCTGGTCAGCACCTCGGGACTCCTGGCCCTGTCGGGGGCACTGGTGGCCCAGTCTCAGCTTGCCGCAAAGGAAGACAGGGCGGTTCAGGATGCTGACAATAACAGAG AGCGCACGCCAAGCCGG AGCATTTCTGCCTCCCCTCCGGAGAGCCTGCAGGGCGAGGAGCGGCCGGGCGGCACAGGGCTGAAGCGGAAACGGGAGGAGAAGGACCTACCGGGACATTAT GACAGCGACGGGGACAAGAGTGATTATAACCTAGTAGTGGATGAG GACCCGCCCTCGGAGCCCAGCAGCCCTGCCCATGCACCCAGCACGAAGCTCCCGCCCGCCCGCAGGGACATGCCCGAAAGCCCAGCCTCCCTGGCCTCCAGCCGGAGTACAACGCCCCTCAAAGTGAAGGACCAGAGCCTG AACGATGTCTCAGCCAACACTCCCACCTCCAAGTCCTCCAGCTCCTCTCCTCCACGGGACTCCTTAACGCCCGGCCCCGGGCCAAGCTCGGCCTCCCATCTCCGGCAACTCTCCTCCAAGCCGCCTGTCACGGACACCATCA ctctgcgcagccCCCTGAGCGTGCCCAGCACCTACGCGTCTTCATTCGGGATGGTGCCCCACGCCGCCATCAACGGCGAGCTCGCTGCCCCCAGCACCTACGTGAGCATCCACCTCTCTCCGCAAGTCAGCGGGACGGTGATGTACGGACGGTCCCCTCTG GTGGCTTTTGAGTCTCACCCTCACCTGAGGGCTTCCACCGTCTCCTCCTCTCTGCCGGCCATCCCCGGTGGGAAACC cgcCTACTCCTTCCACGTGAGCGCCGACGGGCAGATGCAGCCGGTCCCCTTCCCTCCCGACGCCCTCATCGGCACCGGCATCCCCCGGCACGCCCGCCAGCTCCACACCCTGACCCACGGCGAGGTGGTCTGCGCCGTCACCATCAGCAACTCCACCCAGCACGTCTACACGGGGGGCAAGGGCTGCGTGAAGGTGTGGGACGTGGGGCAGCCTGGGACCAAGACGCCCGTGGCGCAGCTGGACTGCCTG aacCGCGACAACTACATCCGCTCCTGCAAGCTCCTCCCGGACGGGCGCAGCCTCATCGTGGGGGGGGAGGCCAGCACCTTGTCCATCTGGGACCTGGCCGCGCCCACCCCCCGCATCAAGGCGGAGCTGACCTCCTCGGCGCCCGCCTGCTACGCCCTGGCCATCAGCCCCGACGCCAAGGTCTGCTTCTCCTGCTGCAGCGACGGCAACATCGTGGTGTGGGACCTGCAGAACCAGACGATGGTCag GCAGTTCCAGGGCCACACGGATGGCGCCAGCTGCATCGATATCTCCAACTACGGCACCAAGCTGTGGACGGGGGGGCTGGATAACACGGTGCGGTGCTGGGACCTGCGGGAGGGGcgccagctgcagcagcacgaTTTCAGCTCCCAG ATCTTCTCGCTGGGTTACTGTCCCTCGGGGGAGTGGCTGGCCGTCGGCATGGAGAGCAGCAATGTGGAGATCCTGCACGTGGCCAAGCCGGAGAAATACCagctccacctccacgagagctGCGTCCTCTCCCTCAAATTCGCCTCCTGCG GTAAATGGTTCGTGAGCACAGGGAAGGACAACCTGCTGAACGCCTGGAGGACGCCCTACGGAGCCAGCATCTTCCAG TCCAAAGAGTCCTCGTCGGTGCTAAGCTGCGACATCTCGATCAACGACAAGTTCATCGTCACGGGCTCCGGCGACAAGAAAGCCACCGTCTACGAAGTGGTGTACTGA
- the TLE2 gene encoding transducin-like enhancer protein 2 isoform X2, with protein sequence MYPQGRHPAPLQSGQPFKFSILEICDRIKEEFQFLQAQYHSLKLECEKLASEKTEMQRHYVMYYEMSYGLNIEMHKQAEIVKRLSAICAQIIPFLTQEHQQQVLQAVERAKQVTMGELNSIIGQQLQHLSHHAPPIPLTPHPSGMQPSSLVSTSGLLALSGALVAQSQLAAKEDRAVQDADNNRERTPSRSISASPPESLQGEERPGGTGLKRKREEKDLPGHYDSDGDKSDYNLVVDEDPPSEPSSPAHAPSTKLPPARRDMPESPASLASSRSTTPLKVKDQSLNDVSANTPTSKSSSSSPPRDSLTPGPGPSSASHLRQLSSKPPVTDTITLRSPLSVPSTYASSFGMVPHAAINGELAAPSTYVSIHLSPQVSGTVMYGRSPLVAFESHPHLRASTVSSSLPAIPGGKPAYSFHVSADGQMQPVPFPPDALIGTGIPRHARQLHTLTHGEVVCAVTISNSTQHVYTGGKGCVKVWDVGQPGTKTPVAQLDCLNRDNYIRSCKLLPDGRSLIVGGEASTLSIWDLAAPTPRIKAELTSSAPACYALAISPDAKVCFSCCSDGNIVVWDLQNQTMVRQFQGHTDGASCIDISNYGTKLWTGGLDNTVRCWDLREGRQLQQHDFSSQIFSLGYCPSGEWLAVGMESSNVEILHVAKPEKYQLHLHESCVLSLKFASCGKWFVSTGKDNLLNAWRTPYGASIFQSKESSSVLSCDISINDKFIVTGSGDKKATVYEVVY encoded by the exons ATGTACCCACAAGGACGGCACCCT GCTCCGCTTCAGTCTGGGCAGCCCTTCAAGTTCTCGATTTTGGAAATCTGCGACCGGATTAAGGAAGAATTCCAGTTCCTGCAGGCTCAGTATCACAG TCTGAAGCTGGAATGTGAGAAGCTGGCGAGCGAGAAGACCGAGATGCAGAGACATTATGTCATG TACTACGAAATGTCCTATGGGCTGAACATTGAAATGCACAAGCAG GCGGAGATAGTGAAGAGGCTGAGTGCCATCTGTGCCCAGATCATACCGTTCCTGACGCAGGAG caccagcagcaggtgctgcaAGCCGTGGAGCGGGCCAAGCAGGTGACCATGGGGGAACTGAACAGCATCATTGGG cagcagctccagcacctCTCCCACCACGCGCCTCCCATCCCGCTCACCCCGCACCCTTCGGGCATGCAGCCTTCCAGCCTGGTCAGCACCTCGGGACTCCTGGCCCTGTCGGGGGCACTGGTGGCCCAGTCTCAGCTTGCCGCAAAGGAAGACAGGGCGGTTCAGGATGCTGACAATAACAGAG AGCGCACGCCAAGCCGG AGCATTTCTGCCTCCCCTCCGGAGAGCCTGCAGGGCGAGGAGCGGCCGGGCGGCACAGGGCTGAAGCGGAAACGGGAGGAGAAGGACCTACCGGGACATTAT GACAGCGACGGGGACAAGAGTGATTATAACCTAGTAGTGGATGAG GACCCGCCCTCGGAGCCCAGCAGCCCTGCCCATGCACCCAGCACGAAGCTCCCGCCCGCCCGCAGGGACATGCCCGAAAGCCCAGCCTCCCTGGCCTCCAGCCGGAGTACAACGCCCCTCAAAGTGAAGGACCAGAGCCTG AACGATGTCTCAGCCAACACTCCCACCTCCAAGTCCTCCAGCTCCTCTCCTCCACGGGACTCCTTAACGCCCGGCCCCGGGCCAAGCTCGGCCTCCCATCTCCGGCAACTCTCCTCCAAGCCGCCTGTCACGGACACCATCA ctctgcgcagccCCCTGAGCGTGCCCAGCACCTACGCGTCTTCATTCGGGATGGTGCCCCACGCCGCCATCAACGGCGAGCTCGCTGCCCCCAGCACCTACGTGAGCATCCACCTCTCTCCGCAAGTCAGCGGGACGGTGATGTACGGACGGTCCCCTCTG GTGGCTTTTGAGTCTCACCCTCACCTGAGGGCTTCCACCGTCTCCTCCTCTCTGCCGGCCATCCCCGGTGGGAAACC cgcCTACTCCTTCCACGTGAGCGCCGACGGGCAGATGCAGCCGGTCCCCTTCCCTCCCGACGCCCTCATCGGCACCGGCATCCCCCGGCACGCCCGCCAGCTCCACACCCTGACCCACGGCGAGGTGGTCTGCGCCGTCACCATCAGCAACTCCACCCAGCACGTCTACACGGGGGGCAAGGGCTGCGTGAAGGTGTGGGACGTGGGGCAGCCTGGGACCAAGACGCCCGTGGCGCAGCTGGACTGCCTG aacCGCGACAACTACATCCGCTCCTGCAAGCTCCTCCCGGACGGGCGCAGCCTCATCGTGGGGGGGGAGGCCAGCACCTTGTCCATCTGGGACCTGGCCGCGCCCACCCCCCGCATCAAGGCGGAGCTGACCTCCTCGGCGCCCGCCTGCTACGCCCTGGCCATCAGCCCCGACGCCAAGGTCTGCTTCTCCTGCTGCAGCGACGGCAACATCGTGGTGTGGGACCTGCAGAACCAGACGATGGTCag GCAGTTCCAGGGCCACACGGATGGCGCCAGCTGCATCGATATCTCCAACTACGGCACCAAGCTGTGGACGGGGGGGCTGGATAACACGGTGCGGTGCTGGGACCTGCGGGAGGGGcgccagctgcagcagcacgaTTTCAGCTCCCAG ATCTTCTCGCTGGGTTACTGTCCCTCGGGGGAGTGGCTGGCCGTCGGCATGGAGAGCAGCAATGTGGAGATCCTGCACGTGGCCAAGCCGGAGAAATACCagctccacctccacgagagctGCGTCCTCTCCCTCAAATTCGCCTCCTGCG GTAAATGGTTCGTGAGCACAGGGAAGGACAACCTGCTGAACGCCTGGAGGACGCCCTACGGAGCCAGCATCTTCCAG TCCAAAGAGTCCTCGTCGGTGCTAAGCTGCGACATCTCGATCAACGACAAGTTCATCGTCACGGGCTCCGGCGACAAGAAAGCCACCGTCTACGAAGTGGTGTACTGA